One Rosa chinensis cultivar Old Blush chromosome 5, RchiOBHm-V2, whole genome shotgun sequence genomic region harbors:
- the LOC112203067 gene encoding monooxygenase 2, protein MKICSDAAGPRSVHRKALLEALAGELPVHLIRFSSKISSIETQQHEGSSVAIVHVENGTVIKAKFLIGCDGVHLVVSRWLGLREPVLSGRSAARGLAVYPQGHGLEQKVRQYVGSGRRAGFVPLTDKEIYWFFTVTSPAKGTSLARDAEDIQKEVLENYAKDLPPIFLDVVQHTDLSTLTWAPLMFRYPWNVVFGNLSKQNITVTGDAMHPMTPDLAQGGCSALEDAVILGRHIGTYILCTERTCTCTERD, encoded by the exons ATGAAAATATGCAGTGATGCAGCTGGACCGAGATCAGTACACCGGAAAGCCTTGCTCGAGGCATTGGCAGGTGAATTACCGGTTCATTTGATCCGTTTCTCTTCCAAGATCTCTTCTATTGAAACACAACAACATGAAGGTTCATCCGTTGCCATTGTTCACGTGGAAAATGGAACTGTCATTAAAGCAAAA TTTCTCATAGGGTGTGACGGGGTTCACTTAGTGGTGTCACGCTGGTTAGGACTCCGTGAGCCAGTCCTTTCAGGACGATCAGCTGCTCGTGGCTTGGCTGTGTATCCTCAAGGCCATGGACTCGAGCAGAAGGTGCGACAGTATGTAGGATCAGGCAGAAGGGCTGGCTTCGTTCCCCTCACCGACAAAGAGATCTACTGGTTCTTCACTGTCACATCTCCAGCTAAAG GGACCTCCCTAGCGAGAGATGCCGAAGATATACAAAAAGAAGTACTTGAGAATTATGCCAAGGACCTCCCACCTATATTCTTAGATGTTGTGCAGCACACAGATCTTTCGACATTAAC ATGGGCTCCATTAATGTTTAGATATCCCTGGAACGTAGTATTTGGCAACTTAAGCAAGCAAAACATCACTGTGACCGGCGATGCCATGCACCCCATGACACCTGACCTAGCACAGGGGGGTTGCTCAGCATTAGAAGATGCAGTGATCTTAGGCAGGCATATTGGGACGTACATCCTTTGTACAGAACGGACGTGTACTTGTACCGAACGAGATTAG
- the LOC112165961 gene encoding DNA-binding protein DDB_G0278111 — translation MADPELEAIRQRRMQELMAQQGAGGARGQQNPEQQKANDDAKREAEERRQMMLSQILSSEARERLARIALVKPEKARGVEDVILRAAQMGQIAEKVTEERLISLLEQINNQTTKQTKVTIQRRRNVLEDDD, via the exons ATG GCTGATCCCGAACTCGAAGCAATCAGACAAAGAAGAATGCAGGAGCTTATGGCTCAACAAGGCGCT GGAGGGGCCAGAGGGCAGCAAAACCCTGAACAGCAGAAGGCAAATGATGATGCCAAGAG GGAGGCAGAAGAACGGAGGCAGATGATGCTTAGTCAGATTTTGTCATCTGAAGCTCGAGAAAGAC TTGCTCGAATTGCTTTGGTGAAACCTGAGAAGGCAAGAGGTGTTGAAGATGTCATACTGAGAGCTGCTCAAATGGGCCAAATAGCTGAGAAG GTTACCGAGGAGAGGCTTATTTCATTGTTGGAACAGATCAACAACCAAACAACCAAGCAGACTAAAGTCACT ATTCAGAGGCGTCGGAATGTTCTTGAAGATGATGATTGA
- the LOC112168429 gene encoding coatomer subunit zeta-2 gives MGSLFNYRDSSPSVKNILLLDSEGKRVAVKYYSDDWPTNGAKLAFEKSVFAKTLKTNARLEAEIMMFDSNVVIYKFMQDLHFFVTGGDDENELILATVLQGFFDAVALLLRHNVDKREALENLDLILLCFDEIVDGGMILETDPTVIAGKVATHTMDADAPLSEQTLTQAWAVAREHLTRTLLK, from the exons ATGGGAAGTCTCTTCAATTATCGT GATTCATCCCCATCTGTGAAGAACATTCTTCTTCTAGACTCTGAAGGGAAGCGAGTGGCTGTCAAGTATTACTCAGATGATTGGCCAACAAATGGTGCAAAGCTAGCTTTTGAAAAATCTGTATTCGCTAAGACTCTAAAGACAAATGCAAGGCTAGAAG CGGAGATAATGATGTTCGACAGCAACGTTGTTATATACAAGTTTATGCAGGACCTTCACTTCTTTGTGACTGGAGGCGACGATGAAAACGAACTCATTTTAGCCACTGTACTTCAGGGATTCTTTGATGCAGTTGCCCTTCTCTTGAG GCACAATGTCGACAAAAGGGAAGCGCTAGAGAACCTGGATCTCATACTTCTATGCTTTGATGAGATCGTTGATGGAGG GATGATACTTGAAACAGATCCAACTGTTATCGCAGGAAAGGTAGCAACTCATACCATGGATGCTGATGCACCATTGTCTGAGCAG ACTCTAACACAAGCCTGGGCTGTAGCAAGGGAACATCTAACCAGAACCCTTCTCAAATGA
- the LOC112167552 gene encoding probable methyltransferase At1g29790, whose amino-acid sequence MGFTMGLNLLLLMAMVATNILSLYHLSSTIQSPKQSPPPKNPVPDHLLHQLHTIRATINHLTRSHPPPRAASSSSSTFKPSSDLLLYSRLSPIASSCHNHPDLLNKYMDYTPFSLCPADSDIAETLILRGCHPLPRRRCFSRTPQKPTSSLSHNPFASSLPDQNVLWDKYTCKSFSCLNRHHPTSGFDLNGELTNFMTYKSELDLPIPQLFQIAKAAGAVLRLGLDIGGGTGTFAARMKLYNVTVVTTTMNFGAPNNEAVALRGLVPLHVPLQQRFPVFDGVMDLVRCGHAVNRWIPVMALEFLLYDADRVLRGGGYLWLDHFFSKGVDLEKVFGPLIGKLGYRRVKWATASKNEKNGEVYLTALLQKPVSR is encoded by the coding sequence ATGGGTTTCACAATGGGTCTGAACCTGCTTCTCTTAATGGCCATGGTGGCCACCAACATTCTCTCCCTCTACCACCTCTCCTCCACCATCCAATCCCCCAAACAATCCCCCCCTCCCAAGAACCCAGTCCCTGATCACCTCCTCCACCAGCTCCACACCATACGCGCCACCATCAACCACCTCACGCGCAGCCACCCACCCCCACGCGCcgcttcctcttcctcctccaccTTCAAACCCTCCTCGGATCTCCTCCTCTACTCCCGCCTCTCCCCAATAGCCTCCTCCTGCCACAACCACCCTGACCTCCTCAACAAGTACATGGACTACACACCCTTCTCGCTCTGCCCCGCCGACTCCGACATTGCCGAGACTCTCATCCTCCGCGGCTGCCACCCCCTCCCTCGCCGCCGATGCTTCTCCAGAACGCCGCAGAAGCCCACATCTTCACTCTCTCATAACCCTTTCGCTTCTTCTCTCCCGGATCAAAATGTCTTATGGGACAAGTACACCTGCAAGAGCTTCAGCTGCCTCAACCGCCACCATCCCACCTCCGGTTTCGATTTGAACGGCGAGCTGACCAATTTTATGACCTACAAGTCCGAGCTGGACCTCCCCATCCCGCAGCTCTTCCAAATCGCCAAGGCCGCCGGAGCTGTCCTCCGCCTCGGCCTCGACATCGGCGGCGGCACCGGGACCTTCGCCGCGAGGATGAAGCTATACAATGTGACGGTTGTTACCACAACGATGAATTTTGGCGCGCCGAACAATGAGGCGGTGGCGCTGAGGGGGCTGGTGCCGCTGCACGTGCCGCTGCAGCAGCGGTTTCCGGTGTTCGATGGGGTGATGGATCTGGTGCGGTGCGGGCACGCGGTGAATAGGTGGATTCCGGTGATGGCGTTGGAGTTTTTGTTGTATGATGCGGATAGGGTGTTGAGGGGAGGAGGGTACTTGTGGTTGGATCATTTCTTCAGCAAGGGGGTGGATCTCGAGAAGGTTTTCGGGCCGTTGATTGGGAAGTTGGGGTACCGGAGAGTGAAGTGGGCGACGGCGAGTAAGAATGAGAAGAATGGGGAGGTTTACTTGACTGCTCTTCTGCAAAAGCCTGTCTCAAGATGA
- the LOC112203066 gene encoding F-box/LRR-repeat protein At3g48880: protein MEDTAGRRKWAKLEVDCLTNVFGRLGMEPLLMNVPFVCKSWHKATQDPLCWQNLSFPEFLPLLEPKSLGPEPFYYKFVDKCQVKKNTTFSISAFVRMVVARSHGKAIEIKLPGFITEETLRYVSDACPGIRVLCMPDDIVIFKHSRLIAKLIGKWKMLEQLHLGGNLKKIVTLRAQLDKQRTNDLFAMGDYCSCETILDEIVMQIGIHCNHFVGLRIAHAYVDEVEASIIAESLPNLKYLWVEESHFEGDSLVTLVRGCKQLEVLDVTDCGELEDSDGDMKEIATLAKGYGIEFLWQGGREDADYCGLDFQNRSRKLLLTKVRVRQCPRMSTGGMAPSRLLAHRK, encoded by the coding sequence ATGGAGGATACtgcaggaagaagaaaatgggcCAAGTTAGAGGTGGACTGCTTAACCAATGTGTTTGGAAGACTAGGAATGGAGCCACTGCTTATGAATGTGCCTTTTGTCTGCAAATCATGGCACAAAGCAACCCAGGATCCTCTGTGCTGGCAAAACCTCTCATTCCCAGAGTTTTTACCACTACTCGAACCCAAGAGTCTCGGCCCGGAGCCATTTTACTACAAGTTTGTTGATAAATGTCAAGTCAAGAAGAACACTACTTTCTCCATCAGTGCTTTTGTAAGGATGGTAGTGGCTCGTAGCCACGGAAAGGCCATCGAGATCAAACTCCCTGGCTTTATAACTGAAGAAACCTTGAGGTACGTTTCGGATGCATGTCCCGGGATTAGGGTTTTGTGCATGCCAGATGATATAGTCATTTTTAAGCATTCTAGGCTTATTGCGAAATTGATTGGCAAGTGGAAGATGTTGGAGCAATTGCATTTGGGCGGCAACCTCAAGAAGATTGTCACACTTCGAGCACAATTGGATAAGCAAAGGACAAATGATTTGTTTGCAATGGGAGATTATTGTTCGTGTGAAACCATATTGGACGAGATCGTGATGCAGATTGGCATTCACTGCAATCATTTTGTGGGTCTCAGAATCGCTCATGCTTATGTTGATGAAGTAGAGGCATCGATTATTGCGGAATCGTTGCCGAATCTTAAGTACTTGTGGGTTGAAGAGTCTCACTTTGAAGGGGACAGTCTTGTCACGCTAGTGCGGGGCTGCAAACAACTTGAGGTTTTGGATGTCACTGACTGTGGAGAACTTGAAGACAGTGATGGTGATATGAAGGAAATAGCAACCCTTGCTAAGGGTTATGGTATTGAATTTCTATGGCAAGGTGGACGTGAAGATGCTGATTATTGTGGTCTTGATTTTCAGAACCGGTCGAGGAAGTTGCTTTTAACCAAGGTTCGTGTGAGACAATGTCCGCGGATGAGCACCGGTGGAATGGCACCATCGAGGCTCCTAGCTCATAGAAAATAA